The Pelagibacterium halotolerans B2 genome has a segment encoding these proteins:
- the folK gene encoding 2-amino-4-hydroxy-6-hydroxymethyldihydropteridine diphosphokinase, giving the protein MARAVLALGANIGDPAHQIATAIEAIAGHPRISLLKQSALIVSEPWGKTDQNRFHNGAILIETTLSPLDLLDFCLVTEAQIGRVRIEKWGPRSIDIDIITYDDLTMETERLTLPHPYAHERDFVLEPLREIAPDVADWLLNQAGNKSA; this is encoded by the coding sequence ATGGCTCGCGCCGTTCTGGCGCTGGGCGCCAATATTGGCGATCCCGCGCACCAGATCGCCACGGCCATCGAGGCCATCGCCGGCCATCCCCGGATTTCCCTTTTGAAACAAAGTGCGTTGATCGTCAGCGAACCCTGGGGCAAGACCGACCAGAACCGCTTCCACAACGGCGCCATCCTGATCGAAACCACGCTATCTCCCCTCGACCTTCTCGACTTCTGCCTTGTCACCGAAGCCCAAATCGGACGCGTCCGTATTGAGAAATGGGGCCCGCGCAGCATCGATATCGACATCATCACCTACGATGATCTGACGATGGAAACCGAGCGCCTGACCCTGCCGCACCCTTACGCCCACGAGCGCGATTTCGTGCTCGAGCCGCTGCGCGAGATCGCGCCGGATGTGGCCGACTGGCTATTGAATCAGGCAGGCAACAAATCAGCCTAA
- a CDS encoding FliM/FliN family flagellar motor switch protein, translating to MNTLETIEIDVSVELGAAVLPIHHLLRMGRGAVIELDAFENDAMRIYANNTLIAKGEVQVDEGQLNVVVTEKVIKPA from the coding sequence ATGAATACGCTTGAAACCATCGAAATCGATGTCTCCGTGGAACTGGGGGCAGCCGTCCTGCCGATTCATCACTTGCTGCGCATGGGGCGCGGCGCGGTGATCGAGCTCGATGCCTTCGAGAACGACGCCATGCGTATCTATGCCAACAATACACTGATCGCAAAGGGCGAGGTTCAGGTCGACGAGGGACAGCTTAATGTGGTGGTGACCGAGAAGGTCATCAAGCCCGCCTGA
- the folB gene encoding dihydroneopterin aldolase: protein MDSFADRDRIILAGLAFYGYHGVMMEENALGQRFRIDLELGLDMSEAARTDDVASTISYAHIYDLVKEAFEERRFKLIEALGHHIITRLFDRFDKLDWIRIKVRKPEAPLPIVAGEAAIEMVRTREQI from the coding sequence ATGGACAGCTTTGCCGATCGCGACCGCATCATTCTGGCCGGGCTGGCCTTTTACGGCTATCACGGCGTCATGATGGAGGAAAACGCCCTCGGCCAGCGCTTCCGCATAGATCTCGAGCTGGGGCTGGACATGTCCGAGGCCGCCCGCACCGATGACGTGGCCTCCACGATTTCCTATGCCCATATCTACGATCTGGTGAAGGAAGCCTTCGAGGAAAGGCGCTTCAAGCTGATCGAAGCGCTCGGCCATCACATCATCACACGTCTTTTCGACCGCTTCGACAAGCTCGACTGGATCCGCATCAAGGTCAGAAAGCCCGAAGCGCCCCTGCCCATCGTGGCCGGAGAAGCTGCCATCGAAATGGTCAGGACGCGGGAGCAGATCTGA
- the folP gene encoding dihydropteroate synthase — translation MTHRAYDVPMAGGPLKLGRTPLVMGILNVTPDSFSDGGDFSALSTAVAHAEDLVSEGADIIDIGGESTRPGSEEVSVQNELDRVIPVLDALAERGCQTPISIDTYKALVADQAVQAGAKIINDVWGLQRDPEIADVAAHHRTPVIAMHWDTERDTARDLIDEMKRWLSRSVEIALKAGVAREAIILDPGFGFAKSFAENYELLNRLDELHTLGFPLLVGTSRKRMIGNLLDVPPKERVSGTIATSVLGYLKGGHIFRVHDVRANRDALRVAAAALYGPPQQEG, via the coding sequence GTGACCCACCGCGCCTATGACGTCCCGATGGCTGGCGGCCCGCTGAAACTGGGCCGCACGCCGCTCGTCATGGGTATTTTGAACGTAACCCCCGACAGCTTTTCCGATGGCGGCGATTTCTCCGCCCTCAGCACGGCGGTTGCCCATGCCGAAGACCTCGTTTCCGAGGGTGCCGATATCATCGATATCGGCGGCGAAAGCACCCGGCCGGGCTCTGAAGAAGTCAGCGTACAGAACGAACTCGACAGGGTTATCCCCGTGCTCGACGCCCTTGCGGAGCGCGGCTGTCAAACCCCGATCTCGATCGACACCTACAAGGCCCTCGTCGCCGATCAGGCGGTCCAGGCGGGAGCGAAAATCATCAATGACGTCTGGGGCCTTCAGCGCGACCCCGAAATCGCCGACGTCGCCGCCCATCACCGCACACCGGTCATCGCCATGCACTGGGACACCGAGCGCGATACCGCGCGCGATCTGATCGATGAAATGAAGCGCTGGCTCTCCCGGTCGGTGGAGATCGCGCTCAAGGCGGGAGTGGCAAGAGAAGCGATCATTCTCGATCCCGGCTTCGGCTTTGCCAAATCCTTCGCCGAGAATTACGAACTGCTTAATCGCCTCGACGAATTGCACACGCTCGGTTTTCCCCTGCTCGTCGGCACCTCCCGCAAGCGCATGATCGGCAATCTGCTCGATGTACCGCCCAAGGAGCGCGTTTCGGGCACCATCGCAACCTCTGTTCTGGGCTATTTAAAGGGCGGGCACATTTTCCGCGTCCACGACGTCCGCGCCAATCGCGATGCCTTGCGCGTTGCCGCCGCCGCGCTCTATGGTCCGCCGCAACAGGAGGGGTGA
- a CDS encoding DUF4282 domain-containing protein, producing the protein MRFDDLRKLATGSVLFNLGRIISPRLVTILYLLGLAAIALWAVNHFFASFRFGFGNGLWGLLEIAVFGLLAFVALRIACEGIIVFFRANSAEAETYEPEHMGTSLIDDVREAIEDLADQEPDPVEPVAPPPVAPTPPAPTTPVAEEPAVMPDADAPKPAAKRRASPRKPASKT; encoded by the coding sequence ATGCGCTTCGACGATCTGCGTAAGCTCGCCACAGGCAGCGTCCTGTTCAATCTGGGCCGGATCATCTCGCCACGTCTGGTGACGATCCTGTACCTGCTTGGTTTGGCCGCTATCGCTCTCTGGGCAGTCAATCACTTCTTCGCCAGCTTCCGGTTCGGCTTCGGCAATGGGCTGTGGGGCCTGCTCGAAATCGCGGTTTTCGGCCTCCTCGCTTTTGTGGCGCTGCGCATCGCCTGTGAAGGGATCATCGTTTTTTTCCGCGCCAACAGCGCCGAGGCAGAGACCTACGAGCCTGAGCATATGGGCACTTCGCTGATCGATGACGTGCGCGAGGCGATCGAGGACCTCGCCGATCAGGAACCCGATCCCGTCGAGCCGGTGGCCCCACCGCCGGTTGCGCCAACGCCTCCAGCGCCCACCACTCCGGTTGCAGAAGAACCAGCCGTGATGCCGGACGCCGATGCACCCAAGCCCGCGGCCAAACGGCGCGCAAGCCCGCGCAAACCGGCATCCAAGACTTGA
- the lipB gene encoding lipoyl(octanoyl) transferase LipB — protein sequence MVSEALKTETLAPCASASKLQRVDGIPANWVIADSQVGYPHALATMQERARAIAAGEASEAIWLLEHPPLYTAGTSARTEDLLAPDRFPVFQAGRGGQFTYHGPGQRVAYVMLDLRERGRDIRCLVSGLENWVIDTLAAFNIKGEKRDGRIGVWVKRPDKGPFVEDKIAAIGVRVSRWVSFHGISLNISPDLDHYSGIVPCGISQHGVTSFEDLGQIVSMAEVDSVLKSRFEAHFGPARLASTL from the coding sequence ATGGTTAGTGAAGCGTTAAAGACAGAGACACTTGCCCCTTGCGCCAGTGCCTCCAAGCTCCAGCGGGTCGACGGCATTCCCGCCAACTGGGTTATCGCCGATTCCCAGGTCGGATACCCTCACGCGCTGGCAACCATGCAGGAGCGCGCCCGCGCCATCGCGGCCGGTGAAGCGTCCGAAGCCATATGGCTGCTCGAGCATCCGCCGCTTTATACCGCCGGGACCTCCGCCCGGACCGAGGATCTATTGGCACCCGACCGCTTTCCGGTGTTCCAGGCGGGGCGCGGCGGCCAATTCACCTATCATGGCCCCGGTCAGCGGGTCGCTTATGTCATGCTCGATCTGCGCGAACGCGGCCGCGACATCCGCTGCCTTGTTTCCGGGCTCGAAAACTGGGTGATCGATACCCTCGCTGCCTTCAACATCAAGGGCGAAAAACGCGACGGCCGCATCGGGGTCTGGGTCAAGCGCCCCGACAAGGGCCCATTCGTTGAAGACAAGATCGCCGCCATCGGCGTTCGCGTCTCTCGCTGGGTAAGCTTTCACGGCATCTCACTCAATATAAGCCCTGATCTCGATCATTATTCCGGCATCGTGCCATGCGGCATCAGCCAGCATGGTGTGACCAGCTTTGAGGATCTGGGCCAGATCGTTTCGATGGCTGAAGTGGATTCGGTCCTCAAATCACGCTTTGAAGCGCACTTCGGACCGGCAAGGCTTGCCTCCACGCTCTGA
- the rimO gene encoding 30S ribosomal protein S12 methylthiotransferase RimO has protein sequence MSAPTPTQNAPKIGLVSLGCPKALVDSERILTTLRAQGYSFSPSYEGADVVIVNTCGFLDSAKAESLDAIGEAISENGRVIVTGCLGGEEELIRKTHPGVLAVSGAHQYEAVVDAVHEAVPPVPNAFVDLVPEQGLRLTPRHYAYLKISEGCNNRCTFCIIPSIRGDLVSRPIASVLYEAERLVKAGVKEIMVISQDTSAYGVDIKYATSPYRGRQVEARFQTLAEEMGKLGAWVRMHYVYPYPHVDNVIPLMADGVILPYLDIPFQHASPQVLKSMRRPANQEKTADRIRKWRETCPDLAIRSTFIVGFPGETEEDFQMLLDWVHETKIDRAGAFPYEPVTGARANDLGLNEIPDELKQERYGRLMEALQEVSAERLASRVGRTIDVLVDDVEPEEQRVIARSQWDAPEIDGNVIVENATGIKPGDMISVTVVDSDEYDLYAVPAGSVQ, from the coding sequence ATGAGCGCGCCAACACCGACCCAGAACGCCCCCAAGATCGGCCTCGTCAGCCTTGGCTGCCCCAAGGCCCTCGTCGATTCCGAACGCATCCTCACCACGCTGCGCGCGCAGGGCTACAGCTTTTCGCCCTCCTATGAAGGCGCCGACGTCGTCATCGTCAACACCTGCGGCTTTCTCGACAGCGCCAAGGCTGAAAGTCTCGACGCCATCGGTGAAGCGATTTCCGAGAATGGCCGCGTTATCGTCACGGGTTGTCTCGGTGGCGAGGAAGAACTGATCCGCAAGACCCATCCCGGCGTTCTGGCCGTTTCGGGCGCGCATCAGTATGAGGCCGTCGTCGATGCGGTCCACGAGGCCGTGCCGCCCGTTCCCAACGCCTTCGTCGATCTGGTGCCCGAGCAGGGTCTGCGCCTGACGCCCCGCCACTACGCGTATCTGAAAATTTCCGAAGGCTGCAACAATCGCTGCACCTTCTGCATCATCCCCTCGATCCGCGGCGATCTCGTCTCGCGCCCCATCGCCTCGGTGCTTTACGAGGCGGAGCGGCTCGTCAAGGCCGGCGTCAAGGAGATCATGGTCATCTCCCAGGACACCTCCGCCTATGGCGTGGACATCAAATACGCGACCTCCCCCTATCGCGGGCGCCAGGTCGAAGCGCGCTTCCAGACGCTGGCCGAGGAAATGGGCAAGCTCGGCGCGTGGGTGCGCATGCACTACGTCTATCCCTACCCCCATGTCGACAACGTCATTCCTCTGATGGCCGACGGGGTGATCCTGCCCTATCTCGATATCCCCTTCCAGCACGCCAGCCCGCAGGTTCTCAAATCCATGCGGCGCCCGGCCAATCAGGAAAAGACCGCCGACCGCATCCGCAAATGGCGCGAAACCTGCCCCGATCTCGCCATCCGCTCGACCTTCATCGTCGGCTTTCCCGGCGAGACGGAAGAGGATTTCCAGATGTTGCTCGATTGGGTCCACGAGACAAAGATCGACCGTGCCGGGGCATTCCCTTATGAGCCCGTCACGGGCGCCCGCGCCAACGATCTGGGCCTCAATGAAATCCCCGACGAGCTCAAGCAGGAGCGCTATGGGCGACTGATGGAAGCGCTGCAGGAGGTTTCGGCTGAACGCCTCGCCTCGCGCGTCGGCCGCACCATCGACGTTCTGGTCGATGACGTCGAGCCCGAAGAGCAGCGCGTCATCGCCCGTTCGCAATGGGATGCCCCCGAGATCGACGGCAACGTAATCGTCGAGAACGCCACCGGTATCAAGCCCGGCGACATGATCTCGGTGACCGTCGTTGATTCCGACGAATACGACCTCTATGCGGTCCCAGCTGGTTCGGTGCAGTGA
- a CDS encoding DUF4168 domain-containing protein, with product MAAPATDFDQTQIESFAVAYVQIMDIGMQAEQQLQTAESDDDRAVVQMMAQEQMASAVESTEGITVDDYNAILMAAQADPAFAEEVGGAIDAVVQPSN from the coding sequence ATGGCGGCTCCTGCCACGGATTTCGACCAAACTCAGATCGAGTCGTTCGCCGTCGCTTATGTTCAGATCATGGATATCGGCATGCAGGCGGAGCAGCAGTTGCAGACCGCTGAAAGCGACGATGATCGCGCGGTCGTCCAGATGATGGCTCAGGAGCAGATGGCAAGCGCCGTCGAGAGCACCGAAGGCATCACCGTCGACGACTACAACGCCATCCTGATGGCCGCGCAGGCCGATCCGGCATTTGCCGAAGAAGTCGGTGGTGCGATCGACGCTGTTGTTCAGCCGTCGAACTGA